From the bacterium genome, the window AAGTAGTTCGCGGGTCCGGCGACGAGCCGTCCAGGCCCAGGTCCGCGGCCGCGCGCGCCAGCGCGCGGTCGCGCGTCCAAAGGCGGCAGCCGGTCAGCAGCGCCGCGGCCAGCAGCTGCGCGTCGATCCAGCCGAGGCCGCGGCCGTGCAGGCCCCGGCGCTCGATCAGCTCCAGGGTCTCGCGATCGTCGGCCGTCGCGGCGACCGGCAGCGCCTTCATCAACGCGAGCGTTTCGTCGCGAAGCCGCAGCCCGCCACACGCCAGTTCCCCGATCACGCTGGGATGCGTCAACACGGCGCCGTCCTCGAGGAGGGCCGCGAGCGCGCGATCGTGTCGACGCAGGTGGTCGATCCAGACGGAAGTGTCCACCAGGGTCACGATCGTCCTGCCCGCTCGTCCGGATCCGGCTCCGGGGATGCGCGGCGCCTGGGCGTCTGCGCGAGCGACGGGTCGCTGCCGCCGAGTCGCGCCAGGCGGCGCGCGCTCTCGCGAGCGATCAGGGCCTCCAGACCCAGGCGGACCAGCGAGGTCTTCTCGGTCTCACCGGTCAGCCGAGAGGCCTGATCCAGCAGCCGGTCGTCGATGTTCAGGGTCGTTCTCATGTGCATGAGTATGTATGTCTGATGCATCGACGTCAAGACACGGCTCATCCGCCTCCGAACCTGTTGCTGGAACCGTGCCATGGGCTTATCAATGATGACGATAATCAATCGCACAATCCGGCCGCTCTCGCGGCCTTGCTCCGGAGGACAACCTCATGATCAACCTCACCGAGAATGCCCAGCAGGAACTCAAGCGCCTGGCCACCCGCGACGGTCTGAACGCCCCGGTCGTCGTGCTGGGCGTCGACAGCGGCGGCTGCTCGGGCTTCAGCTACCGCATGGGTATGGACACGCGCGTCCAGGACGGGTACCAGTCGTTCACGTACGAGGGCCTGACCGTGGCCTGCGCGCCGGACGCCTTGCCGTTCTTCAAGGACATGGAGATCGACTTCTCGAAGGACCTCATCGGCGGCGGTTTCAAGTTCCGCAATCCGAACGCCAAGGGCACCTGCAGTTGCGGGACGTCGTTCCGCGTTTGAAGCGGATTTCGGAGGCCCGTTGACCAAGAAGTTGCCTTGACGGGTCGTTATTTGTTTGCCCTAATCGGACTGATCCGATAGCATTTCCGTCGCTTGCGCCGGGTCGTCCCGGCTCGTCCCATGCAGAAAATGAAATTGCGCCGCCAAACACGGCGGCCCCACGCCTTCGGGCGGAACGCGGGAGCAGCCCTTTGGATTCCCAGCAGAAGGACCCCCGGCAGGGCGGGCACGATCCTTTCCGGTTTCCGAAATGGGCCAACACGATCCGCCTCCCGGTCACCCTGGCGGCGGCGCTGGCACCCCTCTACATCCTCGGCCTGCTGTACCTGCTCTTCTCGCCGGGAGCGACGAGCGTGGGCTACCGGCCGGAGCAGCCGGTGCCCTACAGCCACCAGATGCACGCCGGGCAGCTCGGCATCGACTGCCGGTACTGCCACACGGGCGTGGAGACGGGCGCGGCCGCGACCCTGCCGCCGACCTCGGTCTGCATGAACTGCCACGCCACGGTGCGGGCGCAGAGCGAGAAGCTGCAGCTCGTGCGCGAGAGCTTCGCGACCGGGATGCCCATCCCCTGGGTCCGCGTCCACGACCTGCCCGACTTCGTCTACTTCGACCACAGCGCCCACGTGCGGCGCGGCGTCGGCTGCGAGAGCTGCCACGGCCGCATCGACAAGATGGAAGTCGTGCGCCAGGTCGCCGGCCTGAACATGGCCTGGTGCCTGGGGTGCCACCGCGATCCCGTCCCGCACCTGCGTCCCGAGGACGCGGTGACGGTCATGGGCTACGTGCCCGACGAGCCCCAGCTCGAGCTGGGGCGCCGGTTGCGCGACGCCCGCCACATCACTCCGAAGACGGATTGCTCGACATGTCATCGATGAACCAGAACGGCCTCGACCACAACTACTGGCGCAGCCTGCAGGAGCTGGCGGACGAGCCCGAGTTCCGCCGCTTCCTGGAGGGCGAGTTCCCCGAGCCCGCCGAGGTGCCGACCGACGCGATGTCGCGGCGGCGCTTCCTGCAGGTCATGGGGGCGTCGGTGGCCATGGCCAGCCTCGTCGGCTGCCGCTGGCCGCAGGAGACCATCGTGCCGTTCGCGAGCCGGCCCGAGGGGACGACGCCCGGCACGGCGCGCCGCTACGCGACGGTCATGGAACTGGCCGGCGCGGTCGGCCCGCTGCTGGTGACCAGCTTCGACGGCCGCCCGATCAAGGTCGAGGGCAACCCCGAACACCCGCTGAGCGGGGGCGCCTGCGACCTGTTCGCGCAGGCCGGGCTGCTCGAGCTGTACGATCCCGACCGCAGCCGCTACGTGCTGGAGCGCGTGGGCGGTCACCCCCGCCGCCGCTCCCACGGCGAGGGGGAGTCCGCGGCCGCGGCCGCCTTCGCGGCGTTGCGCGCCCGCCGGGGCGCCGGGCTGGCGGTCCTGACCGAGGCCACGAGTTCGCCCACGTTCGCGGCGCTGCGCGCGCGCGTGCGGGACGAGCTGCCCGAGGCCGCCTGGTACGAGTACGAAGCGGTCTCGCGCGACAACGAGCGCCTCGGCACCGGTCTGGCCTTCGGGGAGGCGCGCCGCGTGCGCGTCGATGCCGGCAAGGCCCGCGTGCTGGCCTGCTTCGACGCCGACCTGCTGCTGGACCACCCGACGGCCCTGCGCAACGCGCGCGATTTCGCCGGCGGGCGCCGCGCCGAGGACGGCGCGATGAACCGCCTCTACGCCGTCGAGAGCGAGATGAGCCTCACCGGCGGCATGGCCGACCACCGCGTCGCGATGCCGAACCTGGAGATCCCGCACGCCCTCTACGGGCTGGCCGCCGAACTGGTGCTGGGCCGCGGCCTCGCCCTGCCGGCCGGTTACGAGGCCGTGCTGCCCGCGCTCGAGCACGCGCGCGCCGCGGGCCACGCGCCGGCCTGGATGGGCGCGCTGGCCGGCGACCTGCTCGCCCACCGCGGGGAATCGCTGATCGCGGTGGGCCCGCGCCAGCCCGACCACGTCCACGTGCTGGCGATCCTGCTGAACGAAGCCCTGGGCAACACCGGTCGCACCGTGAGCTACGGGCCCGACGACCAGCGCGGCCTGTCGCACGGCGCGGC encodes:
- a CDS encoding PIN domain-containing protein, with amino-acid sequence MTLVDTSVWIDHLRRHDRALAALLEDGAVLTHPSVIGELACGGLRLRDETLALMKALPVAATADDRETLELIERRGLHGRGLGWIDAQLLAAALLTGCRLWTRDRALARAAADLGLDGSSPDPRTT
- a CDS encoding type II toxin-antitoxin system VapB family antitoxin, which produces MRTTLNIDDRLLDQASRLTGETEKTSLVRLGLEALIARESARRLARLGGSDPSLAQTPRRRASPEPDPDERAGRS
- a CDS encoding iron-sulfur cluster assembly accessory protein; the protein is MINLTENAQQELKRLATRDGLNAPVVVLGVDSGGCSGFSYRMGMDTRVQDGYQSFTYEGLTVACAPDALPFFKDMEIDFSKDLIGGGFKFRNPNAKGTCSCGTSFRV
- a CDS encoding cytochrome c3 family protein translates to MDSQQKDPRQGGHDPFRFPKWANTIRLPVTLAAALAPLYILGLLYLLFSPGATSVGYRPEQPVPYSHQMHAGQLGIDCRYCHTGVETGAAATLPPTSVCMNCHATVRAQSEKLQLVRESFATGMPIPWVRVHDLPDFVYFDHSAHVRRGVGCESCHGRIDKMEVVRQVAGLNMAWCLGCHRDPVPHLRPEDAVTVMGYVPDEPQLELGRRLRDARHITPKTDCSTCHR